CGTGCATTGTGCAAATGATGTGATTAGAACTCTATCCCTGTCGGGTGCCTGATTAATGAGAGgtcagcaaaacaaacaaacaaacaaacaacaacaacaacaaaaaaaaaaaaaccagcagtcCTTGAGTATACAAACCATAGCTTGAAACTGGTTACTGGGGGAGGTTGGATGGATGAGGAGTTTgtgattaatagatacacattattgtacgtagaatagataagcaacagggaccaaatgtatagcacagagaactgctTTCAATTTCTTATACTGAGctgtcatggaaaagaatctgaaaaaacataTATGATGTatgtgtataagtgaatcactttgctgtacacatgaaactgacactgtaaattgactacgCTTCGATAAAAAATAAGAACGTTTAAAAAGCCATAATTTGTACCCATGTATCTGATTTTGGACATAAGGTGAACTTCAGAGTTTGGACTTTGTAGAAGTTACGAGTCCCTCTGCCTGTCTAAGAATAGGTAGCAAGAAGCTTGGGTTCTCCTATAAGACAGAGCTgcgtttaaatcctggctcttctGCTTAGTAACTGTGTGATtgtggacaagttacttaacctctctgtgcctcagctttttctttcccaaaatagAGCCGATAATTTTGGTGGTACCTCAGAGACTGTCAGGACCAAAAGAGATAAAGCACGCAAAATGGTTAGCACACACAAAGTGTTCAACACATAACAGCTATCCAGTGTCTCTTTTTGCCCCACTCCTACtattcctattaaaataaaacaccagaGGAAATGATTAGGACTTAGCTCTAGAGAGAGAATCATTTCTTCTCTAACACTTGATGGATGGTTCCTAAAGATGACAAATGCTCTGACCTGCCCAGGAAAAGGAACAGGGTGCTCTGGGGCCACGGGTGAGGGTCCTAGAGCTTGCACAGGTGAACGTGCCGCAAGGCGTCACGTAGCACACCGGGCTGAGCGCCAGGAGCAGCCAGCTGGGCCTTCAAGCCCCAAGCGACCCTGACCCTCAGCAAAGAGCTACACCACAGTTacttattatcttttatttacgCAAATACATTTACAGGTGAATTCAGCGGTTTAAGTCCCCCTTAAACTCAGTTCACTCCTTTCGTTCCCACCACCTTCCAGGCATCTGCTGTGAGCAGAGTTCCCTGCTTAGCTCCGCAATGGAGTAGAATTGAGTCACCCTCGTGTGCATGTCCTGCCCGACTGGGGTCCTTTGTCAGTAAGTCAGTGAGGCATCCTTCGGACTCCATGACTCCTGTTTGGGAAGGAGGAACACAGGCAGCAGTAACAGTAGGACGTTGTTCTCAAGTCAGATGCCCAGAAaactgaattagaaaaaaaggacaaggaaaaaaataaaattagaggaaGAGGGTAGTAGGGAAGGGACAATAGGAGGCAGCCGGCCAAATGCTTCCCACATCAGTGGAAGGAATCAAAGACGTGAGAGCCCTTGGCCCAGGTGGATAGGTCCTCAAGTGTATGTTGACGCTGAATCCAGAGGTCAATGGGACAGACAGTCATCATTCATGGACAGCTACTCAGAAGCTTGCTCAATGCTTGGGTCCAAGGAATCAGAGGGCTGGCAGACCACACAGGCTTTGAGGATCAAGAGGTAGGTTTCCTTGAACTTCCTTATTTTATAAGCATAGACGATAGGGTTCATCATGGAGTTGGCATGGGACAGCAGGATGCCCAAGTTCAGCACAACTTGTGGTACCTCTCCATTAAAGTAGGTGATACAGTTGATGATGGATAAAGGCAGCCAGGacaaagcaaacaagaaaagaaCCAGAAACAGAGATTTGGCCGTCTTGAACTCTCGTCCGTAAAATGCCCCTGTCTCTTTGGAGCTAGAGAAGTTCTGGCTCAGTTTGTTCCGGATGATATAGAAGATGTCAAGATAGATGGCACACATGACAACCAGGGGGATGAAGATCCAAGTGAAGAAGCTGAAGTAGACCATGTAGTCCATCCTCATGACGGAACGGAACTGGCATGGAAGGAAGGTGATATTTCTGTGGTACTCTGAGGTCAGTTTCATGTTCCAGCCAAACATGGGGGTCAACCCCACCAGGAAGGACACCAGCCAGCAAAGGCCCAGAGCCAACCATATTCTTCTTTGAGTGGTGACCCTCCTGTATCTGTTTGAGTGGAAGAGAGTCGGTGAGTTCACAGCAGGAATTGCTAAAGGGTGAAGAGGGGAGATGGAGCTGCAGGGTGTTGCTATTCTGTGGGGATTGCAGCTAAACTTTACTGGATGTGAAGCCAAGATAGAGTAGACAATGATTAGAGAAAAATCCAGCCAACGCTTAACGATCTACAGTGGACCAGTAGTAGTTGCCTAGAGTCAGGTGCTTGTATACCCCACTCACAGCTTCACTTCCAGCCCAAGAATTCTTCAGTTCCTGGGAGGTAA
This region of Camelus ferus isolate YT-003-E chromosome 9, BCGSAC_Cfer_1.0, whole genome shotgun sequence genomic DNA includes:
- the ADORA3 gene encoding adenosine receptor A3 isoform X2, producing the protein MFGWNMKLTSEYHRNITFLPCQFRSVMRMDYMVYFSFFTWIFIPLVVMCAIYLDIFYIIRNKLSQNFSSSKETGAFYGREFKTAKSLFLVLFLFALSWLPLSIINCITYFNGEVPQVVLNLGILLSHANSMMNPIVYAYKIRKFKETYLLILKACVVCQPSDSLDPSIEQASE
- the ADORA3 gene encoding adenosine receptor A3 isoform X1, whose product is MPVNSTTMSLANITYITVEILIGLCAIVGNVLVIWVVKLNPSLQTTTFYFIVSLALADIAVGVLVMPLAVVISLGITVHFYSCLLMTCLLLIFTHASIMSLLAIAVDRYLRVKLTVRYRRVTTQRRIWLALGLCWLVSFLVGLTPMFGWNMKLTSEYHRNITFLPCQFRSVMRMDYMVYFSFFTWIFIPLVVMCAIYLDIFYIIRNKLSQNFSSSKETGAFYGREFKTAKSLFLVLFLFALSWLPLSIINCITYFNGEVPQVVLNLGILLSHANSMMNPIVYAYKIRKFKETYLLILKACVVCQPSDSLDPSIEQASE